Proteins encoded together in one Vitis vinifera cultivar Pinot Noir 40024 chromosome 4, ASM3070453v1 window:
- the LOC104879043 gene encoding uncharacterized protein LOC104879043: MEKYCRMFRKKEMGSVQTLVCVKQVKQEASHEWNEYMPLPGDIIKGFAMEDKDDDELFVPINARSEFSSQLGKISQQVEAIWVKIRRGDSTLKLRACVVTDKCSKLSRRFTIRAASDERHVAVLGDLTLDQCTELQEMSRRVVNMDYRVFNQKGVNYDWKMKVGTFLPLPRSTVVSSILFMPLVGENSVEATTARSMAWFSAAVSSGAPLIFVNIQTEQILTSEKTNSTGRELGWCRQTNSGTTLQIVQGIRLWYLPGVAEVPVELIPELGETRFGMNIKRTDEGLICVFSVTRGSAADRAGLGQLWEEANKTRSLVVIARLEGRSLLPSTVSSAGLISCCDHSEIKDTLNSMMDQMENVHLQVMAWPNQTFAQAPQATGAAKLRPPSEYYSMPPL, from the exons ATGGAGAAGTACTGTCGTATGTTCAGGAAGAAGGAAATGGGCAGCGTCCAGACACTGGTTTGTGTCAAGCAGGTGAAGCAAGAGGCCTCCCACGAATGGAATGAGTACATGCCATTGCCTGGGGACATCATTAAAGGGTTTGCAATGGAGGACAAGGATGATGATGAACTGTTTGTACCAATCAATGCAAGGTCAGAATTCAGTTCGCAGCTCGGGAAAATTAGTCAACAAGTTGAGGCCATTTGGGTGAAGATTAGAAGGGGAGATAGCACTCTTAAACTAAGGGCATGTGTAGTGACTGATAAGTGTTCCAAACTGTCAAGAAGGTTTACAATTCGAGCCGCCTCTGATGAGCGTCATGTTGCTGTTCTAGGGGACCTTACCTTGGATCAATGCACTGAACTGCAGG AGATGAGCAGGAGAGTGGTGAACATGGACTACAGGGTATTCAACCAGAAGGGAGTGAATTATGATTGGAAGATGAAGGTGGGAACCTTCCTGCCACTCCCGAGATCAACGGTTGTTAGCTCCATTCTTTTCATGCCTCTAGTGGGGGAGAACAGTGTTGAAGCCACTACTGCCAGGTCCATGGCCTGGTTCTCAGCTGCAGTTTCTTCTGGGGCTCCTCTCATCTTTGTCAATATCCAAACAGAACAGATTTTAACATCG GAGAAAACTAATTCGACAGGAAGAGAATTAGGCTGGTGTAGGCAGACAAACTCTGGCACCACTCTCCAAATTGTACAAGGCATAAGGCTATGGTATCTACCAGGAGTAGCAGAAGTCCCTGTTGAATTGATACCAGAACTAGGAGAAACCCGATTCGGAATGAACATCAAACGAACTGATGAG GGCTTGATCTGCGTCTTCTCAGTAACTAGAGGCTCAGCTGCAGACCGTGCCGGGCTTGGGCAGCTGTGGGAGGAGGCGAATAAAACTCGGAGTTTAGTAGTGATAGCTAGATTAGAAGGGAGGAGTCTCTTGCCTTCGACTGTCAGCTCTGCAGGCCTCATCAGCTGCTGTGATCATAGCGAAATTAAGGACACGCTCAACTCAATGATGGATCAAATGGAAAACGTACATCTCCAAGTCATGGCCTGGCCTAACCAGACATTTGCACAAGCGCCTCAAGCAACTGGGGCGGCAAAGCTTCGGCCTCCAAGCGAGTACTATTCCATGCCACCGCTGTGA
- the LOC104878986 gene encoding uncharacterized protein LOC104878986, giving the protein MTDPLDDVPYHDPFSFDLPLVLVEDLNFSDPPNPNLSDIPSLVKPDSNPYLIPQSSDELADNTIDPFKDSFAWELCDDSNGDNPQLTPMEVHGETSSQAETSQQQIPSFENSIPLPVWPLPPVPYGCSCCQILREIIHTNGTYTTKLEVHGRPGLISHAVLESHYCAVDGIPPDHHMFDFCKKSIEGVKQFLQQYCKERRQAGFAMLQDPLSLFYEAICVGLDYEESMNADEFFQRSPSHSGGCQINHPETEENRSERTQKIPLAAQRERTGKLTIYDFTRYFHLPIDKAAEGLNICPTVVKKICRKHGVDRWPYRKVKSIQRQMVRLKPSLRSKDAAERARAQAEMERLKQEMTNACGGIAIPIPRYSDHDN; this is encoded by the exons ATGACTGACCCATTAGACGACGTCCCATATCACGATCCATTCTCATTCGATCTCCCTTTAGTACTAGTAGAAGACCTCAATTTCTCTGATCCTCCTAACCCAAACCTTTCTGACATACCTTCATTGGTGAAACCCGATTCGAATCCTTACTTGATTCCTCAATCCAGCGACGAACTTGCGGACAACACCATTGATCCCTTCAAGGACTCGTTTGCTTGGGAACTGTGTGACGATTCTAATGGGGATAATCCTCAACTGACTCCCATGGAAGTCCATGGCGAAACAAGCAGCCAAGCCGAAACGTCCCAACAGCAAATTCCAAGTTTTGAAAACTCAATTCCTCTCCCGGTCTGGCCTTTGCCACCGGTCCCTTATGGTTGCAGTTGTTGCCAAATTCTAAGAGAAATAATTCATACTAATG GTACGTATACTACAAAGCTTGAGGTTCATGGAAGACCCGGACTGATCAGTCATGCTGTTCTCGAAAGTCACTACTGTGCCGTCGATGGAATCCCTCCAGATCATCATATGTTTGA TTTCTGCAAGAAAAGCATAGAGGGTGTGAAGCAGTTTCTGCAGCAATACTGCAAGGAACGTCGACAGGCCGGGTTCGCTATGCTGCAGGATCCACTCTCCCTATTTTATGAAGCCATCTGCGTTGGATTGGACTACGAAGAATCTATGAATGCTGATGAGTTTTTCCAACGGTCTCCATCGCACTCTG GAGGATGTCAAATAAATCACCCAGAGACCGAAGAGAATCGCTCAGAGAGAACTCAGAAAATCCCCCTTGCAGCACAG AGGGAGAGAACAGGAAAGTTAACTATATATGACTTCACACGGTATTTTCATCTTCCCATAGACAAGGCAGCTGAGGGATTGAACATATGCCCTACTGTTGTGAAGAAGATATGCCGCAAACATGGAGTGGATCGATGGCCTTATAGAAAG GTCAAAAGCATACAAAGGCAGATGGTGAGATTGAAGCCAAGTTTAAGGTCAAAGGATGCAGCAGAAAGGGCACGCGCTCAAGCTGAGATGGAGAGGCTGAAACAGGAGATGACCAATGCTTGTGGAGGAATTGCCATTCCTATACCACGATATTCTGATCATGATAATTGA